A segment of the Acidobacteriota bacterium genome:
AGACCCACGAAATCCCCAGCGAGGCCTTCGAGGTGCCGCGCAAGGTGGAGGTCTATCTCCCCCACGGCTACGAGGAAGGCTCGTCGGACTATCCTCTGGCCTTGATCCACGGCGGCGGCCAGGCGTTGGCGGAAGGTGACCTCCGGCGCGCCCTGGACGGCATCGCCGGCACCAGCGCCGCCCCCTTCGTGGCGGCCTTCGTCCATCTGACGGAGGGCTCTCGGGGGGCGGAGGTCTTTGGCCCCAACCTGGCGAAATATGTCCAGATGATGGAGACCGAGGTCCTGCCCTTCTTGGAAGAAACCTATCGCCTAGAAGACGATCCCCAGGCCCGCGCCCACGTTGGCTTCGGCTTCCTCGGAGGCGTCGCCGTCACCCTCACCTTTCGCCAGCCCGACCTGGTGGCCCAGGCCGGCGTTCACTCCACCTTCATGCTCAGCGAGGTCACCGCCGATCAGCTCCTCGAGGAGCTCCCCACCGGCGACGACGCGCCGCAGCTGAGCTTCTACGTCGACTGGGGCAAATACGATCCCTACAGCGAGATCGAAGCCTGGGACATCCCCGCCGCCAATCGTTATCTCTCCCAGCAGCTCAAAGAACGGGGCCACCAGGTCCAGGGCCGGGAGCACACCGACGCCTTCGGGTGGTCTTTCTGGCAGCACCGCTACGACGATCTCTTCGGGGCCCTCTTCCCCTTGGAGGCTGCGGATTCTCCGGCGGCGGGCGGGCGCTGACGAGATGGCAACGAAGGCGCACGAGGCGGACGAGTCCCGCACCCCAGACCAGGAGGAGGCCGTTTACATGCTCAACGCCCTGTGGTTCAAACCGCAGGGCGGCGCCGAGAAATACTCCGAGTATGCCCGCGCCGCGCGGCCCTTCGTCCAGCGTCTAGGCGCCCGGGTGCTCGACGCTTTCGAGCCCGAGCAGGCCCTCGGCGACTTCGACGCCGACCTCTTCTTCGTGGTCCGCTATCCCAGCTGGGAGGCGTTCCAGAGCCTGGTAGAAGATCCCGACTACAACAAAAGGGTGCGCCCACTGCGGGAGGCGGCCTTGGAGAAATCGCTGCTGATTCGCTGCCGGCGGGCGCCGGGCTTCTAGGCGCCTCCGAAGCCCCGCCTCAAGGGCTCCGCAACGCCCGCCGAGCCTTCTCCATCTGCAGCCGCGCTTGCTCGTCCTCCGGGTTCTCCGCCAGCAGGTCGGCGGAGACTTCCAGCGAGCATTGATAGTCCTCCAACCGGTAGCAGGCGATGGCCAGGGCTCGCCGGGCGATGGTCAGCTCCGGGTCCATGGCAGCAGCGCGCTCGAAATACGGCCGGGACTCCGCGGTGTGC
Coding sequences within it:
- a CDS encoding DUF1330 domain-containing protein, coding for MATKAHEADESRTPDQEEAVYMLNALWFKPQGGAEKYSEYARAARPFVQRLGARVLDAFEPEQALGDFDADLFFVVRYPSWEAFQSLVEDPDYNKRVRPLREAALEKSLLIRCRRAPGF